In Miscanthus floridulus cultivar M001 chromosome 8, ASM1932011v1, whole genome shotgun sequence, the sequence CCACCTAAACAAACTTTTGTGTTTCTCAAAGAACTTAAGATTATCACACAGTCTGTTCTAGAAGATGGGTCGTTGAAATTTACAACTGAAGCCCACCAACTATCATATGGAGGACAAACAGTCGGAAGGCAGAATAAGCCTCCTCACAAAAATgtaaagaaagaaagagaataaTCCTAAGGACATGTttgtttcagtttttttttttttgctactgTTAGGCAGGAGCTTAAATAAACAGTCGAATTGTTGAGCTTAACAACATTATTGGGGATCGTCTTCGACTGGATGAATGACGTCAGACCGCCGACCTTAGCTGTTTTAGTCTTTTCAGACATTGCGGTTAAATAATAGGATAGCGGTCGTTAGTCTCGgtgcttttttaaaaaaatttgaaaGCTGGCTTCTATCCAAATAAataaaaagctaaaaagaagatTAGGAGTTTTTCTAGTTTTCCGTGTACCAAGAAgctaaaagttattacaaaaaaAGTCAATAGTAAAAAGCTAATAACCGAAAGTCAGTGTTTAACTAAAAGCCCTAACCCTAAACCCTTCGCtgttcgtttcgctaaaatttggctaatgctgatttgttgtgagagaaaaatattgtttatttACTAAAAAATATTACTAAACTAGTGCTGAAAAACAGGGCGTAAAACCGCAGCTCAAACAAAGGtctaagcaaaaaaaaaaaattaagagGAAGGAGGTGTGCGTCACGTGGCATCATGATTTGGCATGCGAACAGCTCCCTATAGGCTATATATTCTACTCAAATTTCATAACTCCCATGCTAAACGCATGTTTTATACTTAACTTAGGAAAGGCGTGCGCGTACCTAAAAACAAAATAATTCTCTAGTCTACAGTGGCTATGAGAAAGCTTAAAACCTGCACCGTCAGAGGTCAGACTAGCAATGCGGTAGAGTAGTGGATGTGAGGTAGTAGCGATGGCCATGGACCAGTTAGCAATGCCCATGCTCCTGTCCACCGACTCAGCAGCCGCCGTCATGGTGCTCCTTTCCGTGGCCACACTGCTTGTTGCCCTGAACCACATGCTCTCATCACGGCGGCGATCTTCTCGGCGGCTTCCCCCGAGCCCGCCGCGCCTCCCGGTGATCGGTCACCTCCACCTGCTGCGTCCACCGGTGCACCGCACCTTCCACGAGCTCGCGTCCCGGCTGGGGGCGCCCCTGATGCACATCAGCCTCGGCTCCACGCACTGCGTCGTGGCCGGCACGGCCGACGTGGCCAGGGAGCTCATCCGCGACCACGACGCCACCATCTCGGGGCGGCCGGTCTCGGTGCTGTCCCGGCTCTTCTCCTACGGTTCCGCCGGCTTCGCGTTCACGCCCAACAGTCCGCACTGGCGCTTCCTCAGGCGGCTGTGCGTCTCCGAGGTCCTGGGCCCGCGCACCGTCGAGCAGCTGCGGCACGTCCGGCGCGGCAGCCTGGCGTCGCTGCTGCGCGCCGTGCGGGCGTCGGCTGCGCGGGGCGAGGCGGTGGACGTCACCCGCGAGCTCATCCGCTTCTCCAACACCGCCATCATCCGGATGGTGGCGAGCGACGTGGGCGTGACCGACGAGGCTCAGGAGCTGGTGAAAGCGGTGACGGAGCTGCTCGGcgccttcaacctggaggactaCGTCCCCCTGTGCCGCGGCTGGGACCTCCAGGGCCTCCGCAGGAAGGCCACCCTTGTCCACCGGCGGTTTGACGCCGTGTTGGAGCAGATGATCAGGCACAAGGAGGAGGCCAGGGACAGGGAGcgtcgccgcggcggcggcggcacgcaaGAGGAGAAGAAAGTAGAGGGGCCGCCGGCGACGTGCAAGCAGCGCAACAAGGACCTGTTGGACATCCTGCTggacaaggcggaggacgagaCGGCGGAGGTGAAGCTCACCAGGGAAAACATGAAAGCCTTCATCATTGTAAGTAACCCTGTAAGCGTGCAAAAGTCCCAGCAGCGTAGCGTCCATGCATGCTAGTAACAACGTTGCCGATGCAGGACGTGGTGACCGCTGGGTCAGATTCGTCGGCGGCGACGGTGGAGTGGATGCTGGCGGAGCTGATGAACCACCCGGAGGCCCTCGGCAAGGTGCGTGCCGAGATCGACGCGGTGGTCGGCGGGGACAGCAGGATCGTGGGGGAGGCGGACCTGCGGAGGCTGCCGTACCTGCAGGCGACGTTCAAGGAGACGGTGCGGCTGCACCCGGGGGCGCCCATCGCGCACCGGCAGTCGACGGCCGAGATGGTGGTCCGCGGGTTCACGGTGCCGCCGGACACGGCGGTGTTCATCAACCTCTGGGCCATCGGCCGCGACCCGTCCTTCTGGGAGGAACCGCTGGCGTTCAGGCCGGAGCGCTTCATGCCCGGCGGCGCCGCGGAGGGGCTCGAGCCCGGCGGCCGCCAGCAGTTCCAGTTCATGCCCTTCGGCAGCGGGCGCCGGGGATGCCCGGGCATGGGGCTCGCGCAGCAGTCCGTGCCGGCGGTCCTCGCGGCCCTCGTGCAGTGCTTTGATTGGGCCGCTGCCGACGGCGGGACAGCGGCGATAGGTATGGATGAGTCCGACGTGGGCCTAGTGTGCGCTCGGAAGCACCCGCTTGTGCTCCGTCCCACCGCTCGTCTCAACCCGTTCCCGGCGGTCGTCTGAACCCGTTCCCAGCATGCCGGCCGGCTTGCCGATCGCCATCGTATATATACATGTCCCTTAATTTTGTACTCGTATATTGTTCACACAAAAAAAATGTAGTCGTATATACGTACCTGGGTCCTAAAATAAGTACATTTCTGATGCACAGTAACAGGAAACCAGCCAATTCTTCGTATGTACAGTACAGCTTACTCGGTAGATTTGTTGTGATTGCGCCATGTGCAAGCATACCTGGGTGAAGTTTCTGTCCAGTTACAAAAGTGTCTGGATATCTATATCCAGCCAAGAGAAAATTGCTACTTCGCCATTATCAAACGTGGGCTTCGCTCTTTTGCCATCTCGCAAATGGGATTCGCCCGTCTGCCATTTTCAAACGCGACGCACCGCCAGAATGCCCTGGACCAGTATATGTACCGtattttgattttgattttttttttcgttATTTCCTTTCCCCTTTTACCCCTCACCCATCCCCATCAGAACTGAGATCTCCATCAGAACCTTACTCTGTTCGCACGACAAGGACCGGGAGGGAGAGAAGGAACGGGGGAGAGAGAGACGCCGCCAGGCAGCGAGGTGGTCGACTGCGCCGTGGCCGCCTCCCCCGGCCAGCCCACCGAGGCCGCCCCGACTCGCCGGCGCGTGGCTAGGACTTGACGGCGCGCGGCCAGGTCTCGCCGGCGCGCGGGCAGCAAGCTGGTCGACGGCGCCGCTGCCGCCTCCACGTCCTGCCCACCGCGGCCGCCCCCACTCGCCCATGCCGTGACCTCACCGGCCGCCCCCACTCGCCCACGCAGCCTGGTGTCACGACTCCGCCATCGCCGCCGTGCTTCTCCAAGTGTTGGATGGACAACTTGCCAGATCTCATCCAAGGGTACGTATTCTTGCTGTTGTAGAAGTTCTCGTGGTAATCTAACTGTGCCAATTTAGTGTAGAAGTTCTCCAAGCGTATAGACTAGCATCGATTAGTGTAGATGTGGTTGTAAATCTAACTGTCCCGCATTTTTTCTGTCCTAGGCTCGATGGAGAGCCTGAGCTTAGCTTAGCAGTGGTAGAACCTCCTGCACGGCAACTGCAGGCACCTCTTCTTGATTGGGAAGGTCCTGCACAACAGATGCAGTCATCTTGTGTTGTTTGGCAAGCCCCTGCCCAGCAGCTACATGCACCTCTTGTTGACTGGGATACATTGCGCATTGAAGAAAGTCGAGATGAAGAGGGAAGAATAGAGATTGTTGATGATGAGGTTATGTATGAATTGCTGGGGTTTAGGGCCGAGGATGCAGCCCAAAAAGGTTGTACTACTGACgtaatcaatgatgtagatgagcaTTTTGATACAACTGGGGCAGCCAATGATGTAGATGAGCATTTTGATACAACCGGGGCAGccaatgatgtagatgaggatTTTGATACAACTTGGGCAGccaatgatgtagatgaggatTTTGATACAACTGGGGCAGCCAATGATGTCGATGAGGATTTTGATACAACTGGGGCAGCCATTGATGTTGATGATTATTTACCAGGAGAGAGGATTGTGGTGCATGATCCAAATGGACCCAGCTTGGATCTTGGTTCAGTGTATCCTAACATGAAGGAGTTTAGATTGGCTGTGAGACAATTTGCTATACGTGTAGAGTTTAAACTACACATTGTCAAAATAGACCCAACTAGATACATGGCGGACTGCAAGGGAGAAGGATGCAATGGAGAACGATGTCGTTGGCATCTTGTTGGGCGTAGACAGCCTGATGGGTGCACTGTGATGGTACTAACTTGCATTTAGTGGTGCCAATTTAATTTTCCTTTATTATTGTTTGCAGACActaattattatttatttttataggtGACAGTGTTAGATCCTATACACATTTGTTCATCAAGTGCTAGGAGGAAGACTACGACACCAACTAGTGCCTGGGTTGCTGCAAAGGCAATACATCACCTCAGGAAGACACCAACTATGGGATGTAAGGAtctgaaaaaaaaactttacagGATGAGCAAAAGTGTGAAATTCATTATGACACTATTTGGAAGGGTAGGCAAATTGCCTTGAGAGAATTGTATGGTAAATGGGAAGAGAGCTTTCAGATGCTATTCAATTGGAGGGCAGAGGTCATGAAGAGGTCTCCAGGTAGTGTTATTGAGATTGGTGTTAAGGAGGTAGATGGCATATTCTATTTCCACATATTTTTCTGTGCACTGAAACCTTGCATAGATGGTTTCTTGGAAGGATGCAGGCCATATCTTAGCGTTGACTCTACTGCGCTTAATGGTAGGTGGAATGATCATTTAGCTGCAGCTTGTGGTATAGATGGTCACAACTGAATGTACCCAGTTGCTTTTGGCTTCATTGATGGTGAAACAACAGACAACTGGACCTGGTTTATGACTCAATTGCATAAGGCCATAGGAGACCTTCCTGTTTTAGCTATCTCGTCAGATGCATGCAAAGGTCTAGAAAATGCAGTTAAGAATGTGTTTCCAAGAGCTGAACATAGAGAGTGCTTTAGACATCTAATGAACAACTTTATTAAAAAGTTTGGGGGTGACGTATTCTCTAAGATGTATCCTGCAGCCAGATCTTATAGAGAAGAAGTTCACCAGTACTTTTTCAAGTCAGTTGTTGAAGCTAGTCCTGCTGTTTTGGTTTGGCTGCAGGCTCGCCATTATAAGCTGTGGATGAGATCTGCCTTCAACCCTGCTATTAAATGTGATTATATCACTAATAACCTTGCTGAGTCGTTTAACAATTGGATCAAGGACTGGAAGGACCTTCCTGTTGTGGAGCTCGCAGACAAAATCAGAGAGAAGACAATGGTTTTGTGGGCAAAAAGGAGGAAAATTTCAGAAAGGCTTAGTGGTAAGATCCTCCTAGCAGTCATATATCAGTtgaatgcaagaacaagaggACTTGGGCACTTGACTGTCGTGGATGGTGGATATTCTGCAGCAGAAATTTGGGACACCTCAAACACTCACAGTAGACATGTTGTTAAGTCATATCTGCATGAGTGCACTTGTCTTGAGTGGCAGCATACTGGTAAGCCTTGCCAGCATGCTCTGGCTTTGATAACAAGTGTGCAATCTGCTAATGTGCATATGGAGGATTTTGTGCACGAGTATTGCTCTGTAGACAGGTTCAAGGCAGCCTACAAGAGACTCATAGAGCCACTGCCTAATAGGTCACAGTGGCCAAATGTTGAATTGCCTTTTGGGCTTAAGGCACCCCTTGACAAGAAGGAAGCTGGTAGATACAGAAAAGTCAGGATAAAAAGCTGTCTTGAAGGTGGAAATAGCAGAGGGAaaagggcagccaaggaagcagCAATAGAGGCAGATAAACTAGCTGCAAATGAGGCGCAAAAGGGCAACAAAAGGATGATTAGAGGCAAAAGGAAGTGCAAGAGATGTGGAGAATTAGGCCATGGCGAAACAAGCTACAAATGCCATCTTAATGGGACTAAGAAAGGCAAGAACTCCTATATTCACTTGCTGCCTTGATTTGTTGAGCTCATTAACTTCAATATTTCACTTGAATATTGAACTTGCAGGCAAAGGAAGCCAAGGCCAAATAAAACAAAATATGGTGAAAATGCAAAGATGCCAACAAAGAGAGCAAAGAAGGTGGTTCACAGTGCTGCTGAACCAACAATGGAAGAAATGCCACCAGCTGCCCTAAATGACCAAGAAATGGCACCACCTGGCCCAAATGACCAAGAAATGGCAACAACAGCCATAGATGCAGTCTGCAGTCCCACAATGCTCACAGTAGACCAGATCATACAGACTAGCCCCATTAGGGTGACAAGAGGGTACACAACACATTAGTTCTCctttttttatagatatacaCAACTATAATCAATATTGGTGCTTCTATTGCAGCCGAATCCAAACTTTGCTGGGAGAAGGTGTGGATTCAAGCATTGCTGCCTCACCAGACAAGACAATCCAGAAGAGGAGCCCGACGAAGAAATTGAAGCCTAGGAAACCGAAAATCAAATGATGCTTTGTGTTGTTGTATTAGACCTATGTAGACCTATGTTATTGTATTAGAACTTAAATGCTATGCTTCTGTGATCATGTAAACTGGTTAATCCAATGGTTAATGAGCGTCAAGTcggctcatccgatggttaaaGGCGTAACTGCCGCCTCGTCCAACCCCAGgggccgggccatgcctcgtccgactccgaggacgaggtttccgcctcctctgaccccaaggcatgggctcCAACCCCGAGGACGAGGTTTTCGCCTTGTCCGACTCCAAGGATGAGGTTTCCGCCTCGTTCGACCCCAAGGTGTGGGCTCTGACTCATCTGGTCCcacggggagggctccgccttgtTCGACTCCCGAGGGTCAGATTCCATCTCGCTCGGCCCCCAGGGTGAGATTTCCGCCTCGCTCGTTTCCTGGGGGTCGGATTTGCTACCCGACAAAAGCAGTGGCCCTAGGGTGAGACCCaaaccgcttcaaccactacggcgTGGAGACGCACGCCCGGGAGCACGTCTCGGGCACGTCCTGATGTGATTGGCGGTCGCATcaggccatgctgggagactcacATCGCCCACCGCGTTAATAAGCTAGCACTATGCTaccaactccctgcctgaccaccgtccaacgtcaGTCGACCGACGTTAGTTGACTAGCACTGTACCGCCAGCCCCCTGCATGACCTCTGTTAGGGGACCCTTTAACCATTCCATTCGCTCGGATAGGATGGTAGGCAAGAACGGCGCACGACGCCCGCATGTATGCCGCAGCAGCCAATAGGACCCCGGTACGACGCTGCTATCACCACGATCCATAGGGTCAGTGAGACCCACGCGAAGAGGAGGACGGCACACCCCgagagccttatttctctttcttttttccctcttcccttctctcggTCTCGGGTATCCTATTCTCTctctttggtctataaaagggaaggcagggcaccgcTCAGGAGAGAGATCGATCAACCGATAGATCGAGCCATAGAAACATCGAGCAATCGAACCACAAAGACttgggagctcctccctctctcaccaatttgtaaccccctactacaaatttagtgctggtaacacgagcagcctcaaactggacatagggacatttggcccgaactagtataatccttgtgtcctcttagcacaccatccgagccagacacgcaatactacaaatttactcattggtgtttactcgaaacacagacagttggcgcgccaggttggGGGACTTTTGTGTGTCtcgacatcaacaccaggccttggatggctagtcatgacatcagctgggtcccgggcgcacatgtgcgctttggggacctagacttcatcatcacgatggaGGAAGAGCTGGCATGGGCGCCCATCATCGTTCAACCCCTCCACTCCACCGACCTCGATGCAATCACCGAGGTGCTCGAGGAGCGGCggccagctcctcgacttcgactatAGGAGGTTGGAGTGTCAGCTCGGcatcttcctaggaccccaatcATCCTGGGAGggcctgcgccacctcaccttctcattcgccaacATCATGGCGTAACTTACCgggggagagccgctctccccaaaatacctcattcggagcaccccgacagtgctcctgttcggtctccacaacgccgcagagaccgttggccaccttgtggcgcaacgcatgattccatcccccacgaacaatgagttcgtgggggtgatcaaacacatcgcagagtctttccatgacctcctagtAGAAGAGCCAGAGTCGCCCtttggctctgactccagcagggggagccatcacccctctcgtgaatgcttcatgataggtaccctcgagggatacgtcgaaagcatccacgaggaggatGCTACCTCGATGaatgacctcgatgatgaggtcaagGGAGATACAGGAGCCCCAACCCgcctatgggtggagcagctgaaggccacctagagcttgaggaagcgCGACTCCAACTCAAGAAGAAACGCACAGAGCTCAATCGTGAGATTGAGCGCCATGGAGATGGGGGGCACGCATGCTCCATGGCCCATGACGTGAACCGGAGGATCGTCGAGGATGATCAAGCGCTCCCACACTTTGCCcgagcaagctagaacatcgctgttgTGGCAGCCTTGCTCAGGGGGCTTTCGGTGCCTATGACGCACAAGGATTGATGGGCCCACCGTGAGATTCGCacgcagcaggccaagagctcgctgTCTCAGCGACGGGAGCTCAATGCTAGCCAACGCATGCCCTTAGTGTGACCCGACAAGGATGCATCGGTCCACTAGGCACCACGCAGTGGAAGGACGCGCATCACAGTTCCAGTGCAGGAGCATCTCGGTTGCAACCGTGATgcgcgcgacaccctcgatgcccatcGGCGTACCCGAAGCAATGCGGGGGAGGGGGCCAGCCGATGTTACCACCCTCGATAGGGTGGATGCTACGACCACAAGGAGGACTGGAGTCATAGCCCCAAACCAATGGGGCCCCAGGCTTTTGGTTGGCATATCCTCAAGGCGGCTTTCCAGCCCTAATACCGCTTGCCGACTAACATCCCAAAGTACTCCAAGGAAACGAACCCTGGCTTGTGGCTCAAGGACTACCAGCTCGCCTATCGGGCTGGCGGTGCGGTCAATGATGACTTCGTCATCTGCAATCTCCGCCTATTCCTGGCCGACTCGGCATAAACATGGCTGGAGCATCTTTCGCCCAACAGCGTTtagagttgggcggacctgaaacaaatcttcgtggggaacttccagggcacttacaTGCTTCTTCCatcagtgcaacgagctccccaaTGTTGCCAATGCTAATGTCATCGGAGCCTTCCTACtagggaccacctgtgagtccctagtccataagttgggacgtaagggcccatggactaccaaggaactcctcgacatcgcgACCAGCTCTCTTCCTATGAGGAGGCAGTTGGAGCAATTTTCGATCGctccaaaggcaaggcaaagcggaaCGAGGACGCTGACGAAGGCCCCTCCGACTGCTcaaataagaagaagaaccagAAATAGCGTGGGGGCTCGCTCGTGGTCACTGCCGAGTGAAAAGTCGGTCGAGCACCGGCCGAGGGCACCCCCGATCACTTCGACaagctactcgaggggccatgcccaaaccatgcctttccCGTCAAACACATGTACAAGGATTGCTCCCTCATGAAGCGCTTCTTCACCGATGGCTCCAAGAAATGGGAGCAAAAGAAGCTCGAGGCAGAAGCGACGATGCTAGAGAGAAGGACAGTGGCTTTCCATTGccagatggctacctcatgatcttcggtgggccagAGGCATACGACTAGGGGTCGGATTTGCTACCGAACAAAAGCAGTGGCCCTAGGGTGGGACccgaaccgcttcaaccactatggCATGGAGGCGCACGCCCGAGAGCACATCTCGGGCACATCCTGATGCGGCTGGCGGTCGCATCAGACCATGTTGGGAGACTCACATCGCCCATCGCGTTAATAGGCTAGCACTGTGCTtccaactccctgcctgaccaccgtccaacgtcaGTCGATCAGCGTCAGTTGACTGGCACTATACCGCCAACCCCCTGCATGACCTCTgtcaggggaccctttgaccattccgtccgctcagatgggatggaagacaagaacgacGCATGACGCCTACACGTATGCCGCAGCGGCCAATAGGACCACGGtgcgacgccgctgccaccatgatCTACAGGGTTAGCGGGACCCACACGAAGAAGAGGTCGGCGCACCCctaggagccttatttctctttcttttttccctcttcccttTTCTTGGTCTCTAGTATCCTATTCTCTCCCCTTGGTCTAtgaaagggaaggcagggcaccacTCAGGAGAGAGATCGATTGACCGATAGATCGAGCAGTAGAAACATCGAGCAATCGAACCACAGAGACTTaggagctcctccctctctcgccagtttgtaaccccctactacaaattcagtgctggtaacacgagcagcccgaaactggacgtagggacattcggcctgaactagtataatacgcgtatcctcttagcacaccatccgagccagacgcgcaatattataAATTTACtgattggtgtttactcgaaacaccgacacaaagtTTTTGATTTCAGAATACAAAGTTTGAAATATTTTTGTACAAAGTTTGGAAACTTGTAGTGTAAAGTGTTAATTACAAAGTTTCCAAGTTAGATGTATCAAAGTTTTATAGCATGCCATTAGAATTTTACAGTGTGGTAGTACAACGGTCCTTAGTTCAAACTTCAAAAAATATTTCAATATGCTGATATGTTGTGAGACACTGTTCccctatggccccgttcgcttcactgaaaaaataagctaaaacactgttccagctgatttgttgtgagcgaaaaacactgttccggctaaaaaaacaagctgaaaaagacggattataagagaaacgaacagggccataaaGTTTCCGATTTTTGTGTGCAAAGTTTGGAATAACAAGTTTTGAATCTGAGTTTTGTTTTAAATATGCTAGTAGAAAGTTTTTAAATTATTTGTAAAAAGTCCTTttaaaattattaattttgctactagttttttttttagaaaagggtTGCGTTTTATTAATATAGGATACAGGAAAAGAACTAGTACATCTAGCCCCCATAAAGGGCACCCctcaagaaaagaaaaattacagCCAAGTCCTCTGGAGGAGCACCCCGCGGCCTTCGCCGTCGTCGCCGACCGATGTTGCCGCAAGCTGGTCCTTCTCCACCTCCCGCAATGAAGAAGGCATGGGATGAAGCTCACGGCCGAATTCCAGATCGACGAAGAATCTTCATCAAAGTTTAGGGAGCCCATAAAAAACATGCCCAAGGCGTGCCGTTGATTCGTCGAACGCCAGTTGCCTCACCGTCCAACCCCAGACGATGAACAGCAAAACCACCAAGGGGATCTGAATACACCAACCTGAACACAGGAAGGTGGATAGCTAACC encodes:
- the LOC136471546 gene encoding cytochrome P450 93G1-like, which translates into the protein MAMDQLAMPMLLSTDSAAAVMVLLSVATLLVALNHMLSSRRRSSRRLPPSPPRLPVIGHLHLLRPPVHRTFHELASRLGAPLMHISLGSTHCVVAGTADVARELIRDHDATISGRPVSVLSRLFSYGSAGFAFTPNSPHWRFLRRLCVSEVLGPRTVEQLRHVRRGSLASLLRAVRASAARGEAVDVTRELIRFSNTAIIRMVASDVGVTDEAQELVKAVTELLGAFNLEDYVPLCRGWDLQGLRRKATLVHRRFDAVLEQMIRHKEEARDRERRRGGGGTQEEKKVEGPPATCKQRNKDLLDILLDKAEDETAEVKLTRENMKAFIIDVVTAGSDSSAATVEWMLAELMNHPEALGKVRAEIDAVVGGDSRIVGEADLRRLPYLQATFKETVRLHPGAPIAHRQSTAEMVVRGFTVPPDTAVFINLWAIGRDPSFWEEPLAFRPERFMPGGAAEGLEPGGRQQFQFMPFGSGRRGCPGMGLAQQSVPAVLAALVQCFDWAAADGGTAAIGMDESDVGLVCARKHPLVLRPTARLNPFPAVV